The following coding sequences lie in one Rutidosis leptorrhynchoides isolate AG116_Rl617_1_P2 chromosome 6, CSIRO_AGI_Rlap_v1, whole genome shotgun sequence genomic window:
- the LOC139853173 gene encoding laccase-4-like — protein sequence MSTTWLRVVATMVLFACTFTSIVECRIRNYKFNVVMTNATKLCSSKPIVTINGRFPGPTIVAREDDTVTVKVVNHVKYNVSIHWHGVRQLRTGWADGPAYITQCPIQPGGTYLYKFTLTGQRGTLWWHAHVLWLRATVHGSIVILPKLGVPYPFPKPDKEAVVVLGEWWKSDTEAVINQAQKSGQAPNVSDAHTINGNPGPIPNCLANGGYRLHVDLGKTYLLRIVNAALNEELFFKIANHKLTVVEVDALYVKPFTTDTILIAPGQTTNVLLTAGQKAGKYLVAVSPFMEAPIAVDNLTATASLHYSGILTSSAMKLVAPPPKNATSVANTFINSLKSLNSETFPAKVPLNVDHSLFFTIGLGVNPCSTCVNGSRVVADINNITFVMPTTALLQAHYFNISGVFTDDFPSKPLMPYNYTSSTQTMNPATNRGTKLYRLAYNSTVQLVLQDTGMITPESHPVHLHGFNFFVVGRGIGNFDPNKDPENFNLVDPVERNTVGVPTGGWTAIRFKADNPGVWFMHCHLEVHTTWGLKMAFVVDNGEGPNESVIPPPSDLPKC from the exons ATGTCTACGACATGGTTGCGAGTGGTGGCAACGATGGTGTTGTTCGCTTGCACTTTCACATCAATAGTCGAGTGCCGAATTCGCAATTACAAGTTTAAT GTGGTGATGACGAATGCGACAAAGCTATGCAGTAGTAAACCAATAGTAACGATTAACGGTCGTTTCCCCGGCCCGACAATAGTTGCTAGAGAAGATGACACCGTGACGGTCAAAGTAGTCAACCACGTTAAATATAATGTTAGCATTCACTG GCATGGTGTACGGCAACTAAGAACTGGTTGGGCTGATGGTCCTGCATACATAACACAATGTCCTATTCAGCCAGGAGGAACCTATTTGTACAAGTTCACACTAACGGGACAAAGGGGTACACTTTGGTGGCACGCACACGTCTTATGGCTAAGGGCCACGGTCCATGGTTCCATTGTCATCTTGCCTAAACTTGGCGTCCCGTACCCTTTCCCCAAACCTGACAAAGAGGCTGTCGTTGTCTTAg GAGAATGGTGGAAATCAGATACAGAAGCCGTAATCAATCAAGCACAAAAGTCAGGGCAAGCACCAAATGTTTCTGATGCTCACACTATCAATGGGAATCCTGGACCTATCCCCAATTGCTTAGCAAATG GAGGATACAGGTTACATGTGGATCTAGGGAAGACATATTTGCTAAGAATCGTTAACGCTGCACTCAATGAAGAACTTTTTTTCAAGATCGCGAATCATAAGCTTACAGTCGTCGAGGTTGATGCCTTGTACGTCAAGCCATTCACCACGGACACCATTCTTATCGCACCGGGTCAAACCACAAACGTTCTTTTGACCGCTGGTCAAAAAGCCGGCAAGTACCTAGTCGCAGTGTCCCCATTTATGGAAGCACCGATCGCTGTTGACAATTTGACCGCCACCGCCTCTCTTCATTACTCCGGTATTCTCACTTCATCCGCCATGAAACTCGTAGCTCCACCACCTAAAAACGCAACTTCTGTAGCCAACACTTTCATTAACAGTCTAAAAAGCTTGAATTCTGAAACATTTCCCGCCAAAGTCCCGTTGAACGTTGACCATTCGTTATTTTTCACCATTGGATTAGGAGTTAATCCTTGTTCAACATGTGTTAATGGTAGCAGAGTAGTGGCTGATATTAATAACATAACATTTGTTATGCCAACAACTGCTCTGTTGCAAGCACATTACTTTAACATAAGCGGCGTTTTTACAGACGATTTTCCTAGTAAACCGTTGATGCCTTATAACTATACGTCTAGCACACAAACAATGAACCCTGCTACAAACAGAGGTACTAAGTTGTATCGACTTGCGTATAATTCGACAGTGCAACTTGTTTTGCAAGATACTGGAATGATCACACCTGAAAGTCATCCGGTTCATTTACATGGGTTCAATTTTTTTGTTGTGGGAAGAGGTATAGGGAACTTTGATCCGAATAAAGATCCGGAAAACTTTAATCTTGTTGACCCGGTTGAAAGAAATACAGTTGGGGTTCCAACTGGTGGTTGGACTGCTATTAGGTTCAAAGCAGATAATCCAG GTGTTTGGTTTATGCATTGCCATCTTGAAGTGCACACAACATGGGGACTCAAAATGGCTTTTGTTGTAGACAACGGAGAAGGCCCTAATGAATCTGTTATACCGCCACCAAGTGATCTACCCAAATGTTGA